In Jejubacter calystegiae, the following are encoded in one genomic region:
- a CDS encoding SAM-dependent methyltransferase, translating into MDIPRIFNITESAHRIHNPFTPEKFATLGAALRMTPGTRILDLASGSGEMLCTWARDYGITGTGVDMSQLFNQQAQQRAQELKVADRVTFIHGDAAGYVADEKCGVAACVGATWIGGGVAGTLELLNQSLVPGGILLIGEPYWRKEPETEAVAQHCFASSVSDFLTLPGLVASFGELGYDVVEMVLADREGWDSYEAAKWLTMRRWLEANPGDELAVEIRETLNTAPVRHVTWVREYLGWGVFALMAR; encoded by the coding sequence ATGGATATCCCACGTATCTTCAACATTACCGAAAGCGCCCACCGCATTCATAATCCGTTCACGCCTGAAAAATTCGCGACGCTTGGCGCGGCATTGCGCATGACGCCGGGCACCCGAATTCTGGATCTTGCCAGCGGTTCGGGCGAGATGCTCTGCACCTGGGCGCGCGATTATGGCATTACCGGCACTGGCGTCGATATGAGCCAGTTGTTCAATCAGCAGGCGCAACAGCGCGCTCAGGAGCTAAAGGTTGCCGATCGCGTGACCTTTATTCATGGCGATGCCGCCGGTTACGTTGCCGATGAAAAGTGCGGCGTGGCCGCCTGCGTTGGTGCTACCTGGATCGGCGGCGGCGTAGCCGGAACCCTTGAGCTGTTGAACCAGAGCCTTGTGCCCGGCGGCATTCTGCTTATCGGCGAGCCATACTGGCGCAAGGAGCCGGAAACGGAAGCCGTCGCGCAGCACTGTTTTGCCAGCAGCGTTTCTGATTTCCTGACGCTACCCGGGCTGGTCGCCTCGTTTGGTGAACTCGGCTACGACGTGGTGGAGATGGTACTGGCGGATCGGGAAGGCTGGGACAGTTACGAGGCCGCCAAATGGCTGACTATGCGGCGCTGGCTGGAAGCGAATCCTGGCGATGAACTGGCAGTGGAAATTCGCGAAACCCTGAATACGGCGCCAGTGCGCCATGTCACCTGGGTTCGTGAATATCTGGGCTGGGGCGTATTCGCCCTGATGGCACGTTAA
- a CDS encoding acyltransferase family protein produces MQKLNSLQALRGLAALFVVIFHYHFRLGGPDEHALEYWHSIFGWSFIGVDIFFVISGFIMVYTTRQHSPGIVTSGKFLLNRMIRILPLYYLLLFFAFLLNGAFYLLDNEESARNLISALTFTVSTIAASPQYIDLEQMYNVRWTLNYELYFYLVFALCLLFRQRILPLLAWAAAAVFIIPALFGNAPTLNIHGYQVEHALWGFLSNPVILDFVVGALAGGLYVKLEKAARQRWLQQLALGLALVMVFAIVMGLYTQHLYLLSLRLGVAIGITILLLSIAEPVLHNYIPRIALYAGNISFSLYLCHNTVNYFVFDHLGDKATSMPAILGLIALSITLSLALSHCTWKYIEVGLTRWLKAKLLAPSTTWHQGQVTSERTG; encoded by the coding sequence ATGCAGAAACTCAACTCTTTACAGGCATTACGCGGTTTGGCAGCACTGTTTGTGGTGATATTTCACTACCATTTTCGGCTCGGCGGCCCCGATGAGCATGCCCTTGAATACTGGCACTCCATTTTTGGCTGGAGCTTTATTGGGGTGGATATCTTTTTTGTGATTAGCGGTTTTATTATGGTCTATACCACCCGCCAGCACAGCCCCGGAATAGTCACGTCCGGAAAATTTCTGCTCAACCGGATGATAAGAATTCTCCCTCTTTATTATCTGTTGCTGTTTTTCGCTTTTTTATTAAATGGCGCGTTCTATCTTCTGGATAATGAAGAGAGTGCCCGTAACCTGATTAGCGCCCTCACCTTTACCGTAAGCACCATCGCGGCGTCGCCGCAATATATCGATCTGGAACAGATGTATAACGTGCGCTGGACGCTTAACTACGAACTCTATTTTTATCTGGTTTTCGCACTTTGCCTGCTGTTCCGCCAGCGCATTCTGCCGCTGCTCGCCTGGGCCGCCGCGGCGGTGTTTATAATCCCGGCACTGTTCGGCAATGCGCCAACGCTGAATATTCACGGTTATCAGGTGGAACACGCGCTATGGGGGTTTTTATCTAACCCGGTGATTCTCGATTTTGTCGTCGGTGCACTGGCAGGCGGGCTCTATGTGAAACTGGAAAAGGCGGCACGCCAGCGCTGGTTGCAGCAACTGGCCCTGGGCCTGGCGCTGGTGATGGTTTTCGCCATCGTCATGGGGCTGTATACGCAGCATCTGTACCTGCTCAGCCTGAGGCTGGGAGTCGCTATTGGTATCACGATACTGCTGCTGAGCATCGCCGAGCCTGTGTTACATAACTATATTCCGCGCATTGCGCTCTATGCCGGAAATATCTCGTTCTCGCTCTATCTGTGCCACAATACCGTCAACTATTTCGTCTTTGACCATCTGGGCGATAAAGCCACATCGATGCCCGCTATTCTGGGGCTGATTGCGCTATCTATCACGCTGTCCCTCGCCCTTTCTCACTGCACCTGGAAATATATTGAAGTTGGATTAACCCGATGGCTGAAGGCGAAGCTACTGGCACCTTCCACTACATGGCATCAGGGGCAGGTAACCAGCGAACGCACTGGCTGA
- a CDS encoding DUF1869 domain-containing protein, translating to MGKATYTVTVTNNSNGVSVDYETEAPASLLIPDVGAQVIKDLVNTVRGYDTEEETDVCGW from the coding sequence ATGGGCAAGGCAACTTACACGGTAACTGTCACCAATAACAGCAATGGCGTTTCGGTCGATTATGAAACAGAAGCGCCCGCCAGCCTGCTGATACCGGATGTAGGTGCGCAGGTGATTAAAGACCTGGTGAATACCGTCCGCGGCTACGATACCGAAGAAGAGACCGACGTTTGCGGCTGGTAG
- a CDS encoding DUF1971 domain-containing protein codes for MLLIPQDCIHTRSTPFWNKDNAPAGLFKRHLDHGTQQGVYPRLSVMRGAVKYYGFADGECPEPDSEMVIEAGHFGVFPPEKWHHIEILTDDTYFNIDFFVAPEVLLKGSGLRQVVKTQK; via the coding sequence ATGCTGCTTATTCCGCAGGACTGTATTCATACACGCTCCACGCCATTCTGGAATAAAGATAACGCACCGGCTGGTCTGTTTAAGCGCCACCTTGATCATGGCACTCAACAGGGCGTTTATCCGCGTTTGTCGGTGATGCGGGGCGCGGTGAAATATTATGGTTTCGCCGATGGGGAATGCCCCGAGCCGGATAGTGAAATGGTGATTGAAGCCGGTCATTTTGGCGTGTTCCCACCAGAAAAATGGCACCATATTGAAATTCTGACCGATGACACCTATTTCAACATCGATTTTTTTGTGGCGCCTGAAGTGTTGCTGAAAGGGTCTGGTTTGCGCCAGGTAGTAAAAACTCAGAAATAA
- a CDS encoding alpha/beta hydrolase has protein sequence MKPVVKKLLCWAVPVAALTIGVPLVQAAQQSEAQAAVQPPSVEKSVLPAEHGLTEAAEQYRLIYPSVSGVDGKTPRRDSAAVFIPRGPMPKGGWPVVVWAHGTVGVANDCAPSLNPRTVRDSQYLNTWLSLGFAIVAPDYAGLGSGGLHHYLNARAEAWSVLDGVRAALKNFPLRNQLVLVGQSQGAHAAFASAGWQPKYAPELNIRMTVLTGTPYFDSETTVAQLFGINDKATPQVGDPKIPYVFYIYLAAAESLPKLKPSTYFQPAALPVLGEANKLCITPLTEKVMKEKLNAANSLKPGIQSLLEASTEAMHYPTLSIDSPVFIGIGGADINVPTVMQQRFAHAVRLAGTMVEVHEYPGLDHSGTVNPSLRDSVPFVLKHLK, from the coding sequence ATGAAGCCTGTTGTAAAAAAACTTCTGTGCTGGGCCGTGCCGGTTGCAGCACTGACAATTGGTGTACCGCTGGTTCAGGCGGCGCAGCAGTCAGAGGCTCAGGCGGCGGTTCAGCCGCCGTCGGTTGAAAAATCGGTCTTACCTGCGGAACATGGCCTGACCGAGGCTGCAGAACAGTACCGGCTTATTTATCCTTCCGTGAGCGGGGTAGATGGTAAAACACCGCGCCGGGACAGCGCTGCGGTGTTTATCCCCAGGGGGCCGATGCCGAAAGGGGGCTGGCCGGTGGTGGTCTGGGCTCACGGTACCGTTGGTGTTGCCAACGACTGTGCGCCTTCGCTTAATCCGCGTACCGTCAGGGATAGCCAGTATCTGAACACCTGGCTGTCGCTGGGGTTCGCTATCGTCGCGCCGGACTATGCCGGTCTGGGCTCCGGGGGATTACACCATTACCTTAACGCCAGGGCCGAAGCCTGGAGCGTGCTCGATGGCGTTCGCGCGGCACTGAAAAACTTCCCGCTGCGTAATCAACTGGTGCTGGTCGGGCAGTCCCAGGGGGCGCATGCCGCTTTCGCCAGCGCGGGCTGGCAGCCGAAATACGCGCCTGAGCTTAATATTCGGATGACGGTGCTGACCGGCACGCCTTATTTCGATTCTGAGACCACGGTGGCCCAGCTATTTGGCATTAACGATAAGGCCACGCCGCAGGTCGGCGATCCCAAAATTCCCTATGTGTTCTATATCTACCTGGCGGCGGCGGAGTCGCTACCCAAACTGAAACCGTCCACGTATTTCCAGCCAGCGGCGTTACCGGTTCTGGGCGAGGCGAATAAGCTGTGTATTACGCCGCTCACCGAAAAGGTGATGAAGGAAAAGCTGAATGCGGCGAACAGCCTGAAGCCGGGGATCCAGTCGTTGCTGGAAGCCAGTACTGAAGCGATGCATTACCCGACGCTGAGTATCGACAGTCCGGTGTTTATCGGGATTGGCGGTGCCGATATTAATGTGCCCACCGTCATGCAGCAGCGTTTCGCCCATGCGGTTCGGCTGGCGGGTACTATGGTAGAAGTGCACGAATACCCGGGTCTGGACCACAGCGGAACCGTGAATCCCTCCCTGCGCGATTCAGTACCGTTCGTTCTGAAGCATCTGAAATAA
- the cybB gene encoding cytochrome b561 yields MQGKFSSLQIGLHWLVLLLIAIAYCAMEFRGLAPREYRPVFKAFHFASGLMVLILMVARLVLRATRPTPPIVPKPAAWATGLAHLGHSALYLIFLALPVLGFLVMYDKGEAWSVLGIPMPHAADLNEDRRQSLKDLHELIANIGYFVIALHAAAALFHHYIWRDNTLLRMMPRRRDSE; encoded by the coding sequence ATGCAAGGTAAATTCTCCTCACTGCAGATTGGCCTGCACTGGCTGGTGCTGCTGCTGATTGCCATCGCTTATTGCGCCATGGAGTTTCGCGGCCTGGCGCCGCGTGAGTATCGTCCGGTGTTTAAAGCGTTTCATTTTGCCAGCGGACTGATGGTGCTGATTCTGATGGTGGCACGGCTGGTGCTGCGTGCCACGCGGCCCACACCGCCGATTGTGCCGAAACCAGCGGCCTGGGCGACGGGCCTGGCACACCTGGGGCACAGCGCGCTGTACCTGATTTTTCTGGCGTTGCCGGTGCTGGGCTTTTTGGTGATGTACGACAAAGGCGAGGCCTGGAGCGTACTGGGGATCCCCATGCCCCATGCGGCAGACCTGAATGAGGATCGCCGCCAGAGTCTGAAAGATCTTCATGAGCTAATTGCTAACATCGGCTATTTTGTGATTGCCCTTCACGCCGCCGCCGCGCTGTTTCACCACTATATATGGCGCGACAATACGCTGCTGCGTATGATGCCGCGCCGCCGCGATAGCGAATAA
- the gap gene encoding type I glyceraldehyde-3-phosphate dehydrogenase → MSKIAINGFGRIGRLVLRRLLEVPGDRQVIAINDLTSPEVLAYLLKHDSNYGHFPWSVDYSDDALIVDGTKIAVFAVKEAEKLPWGELGVDIVVESTGFYTSADKARAHLDAGAKKVLISAPAGDMKTVVFNVNDDTMDASDKLLSVASCTTNCLAPMAKALNDSFGIKLGTMTTIHAYTGTQALVDGPRGKNLRASRAAAENIIPHTTGAAKAIGLVIPALSGKLKGHAQRVPVKTGSVTELVSILDKKVTVDEINAALKKATENNDAFGYTDEELVSGDIIGSHFGSVFDATQTEVTETDELQLVKTVAWYDNEYGFVTQLVRVLDKYARL, encoded by the coding sequence ATGAGTAAGATTGCCATTAACGGGTTTGGGCGCATCGGGCGTCTGGTGCTGCGTCGGCTGCTTGAAGTGCCGGGGGACCGGCAGGTTATCGCGATTAACGATCTGACCTCCCCCGAAGTCCTTGCCTATCTGTTGAAGCACGACTCTAACTATGGCCATTTCCCGTGGTCCGTTGACTACAGCGACGACGCCCTGATTGTCGATGGCACAAAGATCGCCGTATTTGCCGTCAAAGAGGCGGAAAAACTGCCCTGGGGGGAGCTTGGGGTAGATATCGTGGTGGAGAGCACCGGCTTTTATACCTCAGCCGATAAAGCCCGGGCCCATCTGGATGCCGGAGCGAAGAAGGTGCTGATCTCCGCCCCTGCCGGTGATATGAAAACCGTGGTGTTTAACGTCAACGACGACACCATGGACGCCAGCGATAAGCTGCTTTCGGTAGCGTCGTGCACCACCAACTGCCTGGCGCCGATGGCGAAAGCCCTGAACGACAGTTTTGGTATCAAACTGGGCACTATGACCACCATTCATGCCTATACCGGCACCCAGGCGCTGGTGGACGGACCGCGCGGCAAGAATCTGCGCGCTTCGCGGGCCGCGGCTGAAAATATCATTCCGCACACGACCGGTGCGGCTAAGGCTATCGGGCTGGTGATACCGGCCCTGAGCGGTAAACTTAAGGGTCACGCCCAGCGGGTGCCGGTAAAAACCGGTTCGGTCACCGAACTGGTCTCGATTCTGGATAAAAAAGTCACCGTGGATGAAATAAACGCCGCACTGAAAAAGGCGACCGAAAATAATGACGCCTTCGGTTATACCGATGAAGAGCTGGTGTCCGGCGATATTATTGGCAGCCACTTCGGTTCAGTGTTCGACGCGACCCAGACCGAAGTAACGGAAACCGACGAACTGCAACTGGTGAAAACCGTCGCCTGGTACGATAACGAATATGGTTTTGTGACCCAACTGGTGAGGGTGCTGGATAAGTACGCCCGCCTGTAG
- a CDS encoding pyridoxamine 5'-phosphate oxidase family protein has product MGDTTFHPGEQAVRAQKLSDRAATRHGATLQDGIYGQAQAYVGHMFMVLVGSVDSDGYPWASLLVGPPGFADAGHPQYLNLTLPQAQRDPADPLWQNLSHNPRLGLLFIDLNSRQRLRVNGRLNSLTRGDLELFVCEAYGNCPKYIQQRRVVHASLAEPDESPQRGKGLNDELRAFIHGCDTLFVASDWPESGCDVSHRGGAPGFVRVEQGNRLRIPDYPGNNLFNTLGNFMLNPKGGICIPDFSHSRLLQLTGDVTLNLDQNFWEFEVREWLWRTLPARLSWSEPQASPFNRAVE; this is encoded by the coding sequence ATGGGCGACACCACATTTCATCCTGGCGAACAGGCGGTGCGGGCGCAGAAGCTGAGTGACAGGGCTGCGACACGCCATGGCGCTACCCTTCAAGACGGGATTTACGGTCAGGCTCAGGCTTACGTGGGCCATATGTTTATGGTGCTGGTGGGCAGCGTGGATAGCGATGGCTATCCCTGGGCTTCGCTGCTGGTAGGACCGCCGGGCTTTGCCGATGCCGGTCATCCTCAGTATCTCAATCTGACATTACCGCAAGCGCAGCGCGATCCTGCGGATCCGCTATGGCAGAACCTGAGCCATAACCCGCGGCTGGGACTGCTGTTTATCGATCTTAACAGCCGCCAGCGATTGCGGGTCAACGGGCGCCTTAACAGCCTGACCCGCGGCGATCTGGAGCTGTTTGTCTGCGAAGCCTATGGTAATTGCCCGAAATATATTCAGCAGCGGCGGGTGGTGCATGCCAGCCTGGCGGAACCCGATGAATCCCCACAGCGCGGTAAAGGGTTGAACGATGAACTACGGGCGTTTATCCACGGCTGCGACACGCTGTTTGTGGCCTCTGACTGGCCGGAAAGCGGCTGTGATGTTTCGCACCGCGGCGGCGCGCCGGGCTTTGTTCGGGTGGAGCAGGGGAATCGACTGCGGATCCCCGACTATCCCGGCAATAACCTGTTTAATACCCTGGGCAACTTCATGTTAAACCCCAAAGGAGGGATCTGCATTCCGGATTTCAGCCACTCCCGGCTGTTGCAACTGACCGGCGATGTGACCCTGAATCTGGACCAGAATTTCTGGGAATTCGAGGTGCGGGAGTGGCTGTGGCGCACGCTTCCGGCACGCCTGAGCTGGTCTGAGCCCCAGGCGTCGCCGTTTAATCGCGCCGTGGAGTAA
- the aldA gene encoding aldehyde dehydrogenase, whose amino-acid sequence MTEPVTYQMYIDGEFQNGQSSDWMDVINPSTEEIIARIPDGTAEDARRAIEAAERAQPEWEALPAIERAGWLRKIAAGIRERGDEIARVIVAEGGKTQQLAAVEVAFTADYMEYMAEWARRYEGEIVQSDRPGENILVFKRALGATTGILPWNFPFFLIARKLAPALITGNTIVVKPSEFTPGNAIIFAEIVHQVGLPRGVFSMVLGRGETVGQELAGNPKVAMVSMTGSVAAGEKIMTAAAKNITKVCLELGGKAPAIVMDDADLELAVKAIADSRVINSGQVCNCAERVYVQKGIYPRFIERMQQVLSEAQFGDPARRDDIAMGPLINQAALTRVQQKVQRAVEQGARLALGGEAPQGKGYFYPPTLLVDVEQSMDIMHEETFGPVLPVATFDTLEQAIAMANDSDYGLTSSIYTRDLNTAMKAIKRLQFGETYINRENFEAMQGFHAGWRKSGIGGADGKHGLHEYLQTQVVYLQQHD is encoded by the coding sequence ATGACTGAACCCGTTACTTATCAAATGTATATCGATGGCGAATTCCAGAATGGTCAGAGCAGTGACTGGATGGATGTAATTAACCCATCGACTGAAGAGATTATCGCCCGTATTCCCGATGGCACGGCTGAAGATGCCCGGCGCGCCATTGAGGCCGCTGAACGGGCCCAGCCGGAATGGGAAGCGCTACCTGCCATTGAGCGCGCAGGCTGGTTGCGCAAAATCGCGGCGGGTATTCGTGAACGGGGCGACGAGATCGCCCGGGTGATTGTGGCGGAAGGGGGCAAAACGCAGCAGCTCGCCGCCGTTGAAGTCGCCTTTACCGCTGACTATATGGAGTATATGGCCGAGTGGGCGCGTCGTTATGAAGGGGAGATTGTACAGAGCGACCGTCCCGGGGAAAATATCCTAGTCTTTAAGCGGGCGCTGGGGGCAACCACCGGTATTCTACCGTGGAACTTCCCGTTCTTTCTGATCGCCCGCAAACTGGCGCCGGCGCTGATTACCGGCAACACCATCGTGGTGAAACCCAGCGAATTTACCCCGGGCAACGCCATCATTTTTGCCGAGATCGTCCACCAGGTCGGCCTGCCGCGCGGCGTGTTCAGCATGGTGCTGGGGCGTGGCGAAACCGTGGGCCAGGAGCTGGCGGGCAACCCGAAGGTGGCGATGGTCAGTATGACCGGCAGCGTGGCGGCGGGCGAGAAGATCATGACGGCGGCGGCCAAAAATATTACCAAAGTCTGTCTGGAACTGGGGGGCAAAGCTCCGGCCATCGTGATGGACGATGCCGATCTGGAACTGGCGGTGAAGGCCATTGCCGACTCGCGGGTGATTAATAGCGGGCAGGTGTGTAACTGCGCCGAGCGCGTTTACGTACAGAAAGGGATCTATCCGCGCTTTATCGAGCGGATGCAGCAGGTGCTGAGCGAGGCGCAGTTTGGCGACCCGGCCCGGCGCGACGATATCGCAATGGGGCCGCTGATCAACCAGGCCGCGCTGACCCGGGTGCAGCAGAAAGTGCAGCGCGCCGTGGAGCAGGGCGCCCGTCTGGCGCTGGGCGGTGAAGCGCCGCAGGGCAAAGGCTATTTTTATCCGCCGACCCTGCTGGTGGACGTTGAACAGTCCATGGATATCATGCACGAAGAGACCTTCGGCCCGGTGCTGCCGGTGGCGACCTTCGATACCTTGGAGCAGGCCATCGCCATGGCTAACGACAGCGATTACGGCCTGACGTCATCGATCTACACCCGGGATCTGAATACCGCCATGAAGGCCATTAAGCGTCTGCAGTTTGGCGAAACCTATATCAACCGCGAAAACTTCGAGGCGATGCAGGGCTTCCACGCGGGCTGGCGTAAGTCCGGCATTGGCGGCGCCGACGGTAAACACGGTCTGCATGAGTATCTGCAAACCCAGGTGGTTTACCTGCAGCAGCACGACTAA
- a CDS encoding YdcF family protein has protein sequence MMITTFPTLDGETLNAVNTLGRWLAQDDYSAEPNVGRAGAIILAGNAAIPTIDAACRLAAGSSLPLVISGGIGHSTTFLYSAIAQHPRYNTIPTTGRSEAAILADIAREFWNVPQERLHTETRSTNCGENAQCTRELMAQSGITPTSAIVIQDPTMMRRTLATFARVWRGEAMAPRWIGYPGFVPEVVNGKRSLSYAGNSDGLWLPERYLALLLGEIPRLRDDEQGYGPNGRDFIEHVDIPLQVEAAWQAMIDDSRLTGLLRQRSML, from the coding sequence ATAATGATAACGACCTTTCCCACGCTTGATGGGGAAACGCTGAACGCGGTCAACACTCTGGGTCGCTGGCTGGCGCAGGATGACTATAGCGCTGAACCGAATGTCGGGAGGGCTGGGGCGATTATCCTGGCGGGCAATGCGGCGATTCCAACGATTGACGCCGCCTGTCGGCTGGCCGCCGGAAGCTCCCTGCCGCTGGTGATAAGCGGCGGCATCGGCCATTCGACCACGTTCCTCTATTCGGCGATTGCTCAGCATCCCCGCTATAACACCATTCCCACCACCGGACGTTCGGAAGCGGCGATTCTCGCGGATATTGCCCGGGAATTCTGGAACGTGCCGCAAGAGCGGCTGCATACCGAGACCCGATCCACCAACTGCGGCGAAAATGCGCAGTGCACACGGGAACTGATGGCGCAAAGCGGCATTACCCCGACCAGTGCGATAGTGATTCAGGATCCGACTATGATGCGGCGTACCCTGGCGACCTTTGCCCGGGTCTGGCGCGGCGAGGCTATGGCGCCGCGCTGGATAGGTTACCCCGGCTTTGTACCCGAAGTGGTGAACGGTAAGCGCAGTCTGAGCTACGCCGGCAACAGCGACGGGCTGTGGTTGCCGGAACGCTATCTGGCACTGTTGCTGGGGGAGATCCCGCGCCTGCGTGATGACGAACAGGGCTATGGCCCTAACGGCCGCGACTTTATCGAACACGTCGATATTCCGCTCCAGGTGGAGGCTGCCTGGCAGGCAATGATTGACGATAGCCGTCTGACCGGCCTGCTGCGTCAGCGTTCAATGTTATAA
- a CDS encoding YaiO family outer membrane beta-barrel protein encodes MRTTLALTLIIVVIPAHAAGSFSAGYGYTDYSRGYGNKKISYAEMNQKLEKGALVLNAASGKRVYSNESYSGTRARGTLYYNWNPTLSTRSGLSWSTHSPVFVRREVFNDFNFKLIKRTVFTVGGRHASYYGDNRVNSWSAGGALYLGAAIATYRYTHYASSDAGNSYSHLLSLRVKDSAGQGYTQLWLGSGTARYAYDWRPDSQSGKMHSVSLKRFQPLTKDIALTLVAGRQWYNTPLRDYQGTFVEGGMIFQW; translated from the coding sequence ATGAGAACAACGCTTGCTTTGACTCTGATAATAGTCGTCATACCGGCCCATGCAGCCGGCAGTTTTTCTGCCGGTTATGGGTACACCGATTACAGTCGTGGGTATGGGAATAAAAAAATATCCTATGCGGAAATGAATCAAAAACTGGAAAAGGGCGCACTGGTTTTGAACGCAGCGTCCGGTAAACGGGTTTACAGCAATGAATCCTATTCGGGAACCCGTGCCCGGGGAACGCTCTATTATAACTGGAACCCGACCCTTTCAACCCGCTCCGGGTTATCGTGGTCCACTCATAGCCCGGTATTTGTCAGACGCGAAGTTTTTAATGATTTTAATTTTAAGCTGATTAAAAGAACGGTATTTACCGTGGGGGGACGGCATGCCAGCTATTATGGAGATAACCGGGTAAACAGTTGGTCTGCTGGCGGAGCATTGTATCTGGGAGCAGCAATCGCAACTTATCGTTACACGCATTATGCGTCATCGGATGCGGGAAATAGCTACAGCCATCTGCTCTCCCTGAGAGTGAAAGATAGCGCAGGTCAGGGATACACTCAGCTATGGTTGGGAAGCGGTACAGCACGTTATGCCTACGACTGGCGCCCGGATAGCCAGAGCGGAAAAATGCATAGCGTCAGTCTGAAGCGCTTCCAGCCGTTAACCAAAGATATTGCACTTACTTTGGTAGCCGGGCGACAGTGGTACAACACGCCGTTGCGCGATTATCAGGGGACCTTTGTCGAGGGGGGAATGATCTTTCAGTGGTAG
- a CDS encoding DapH/DapD/GlmU-related protein: MERLAFLPAENPGEINRPDINQWWKRLDFTPPEFVEGIPHYHDLCDISPGALIDQSQGPVILGAATKICHGAVVQGPVSIGKNCLIGNGAFIRGNTLIGDRVKIGFATEIKGAIIEERVTIGPQCFIADSIIERDAYLGAQVRTSNHRLDGQCVQVLMNDKFIDTGREKLGCFIGAESALGIQVIILPGRVVSRNTLLGPRIIVERNLPSGRYFLRQTLLAK; the protein is encoded by the coding sequence ATGGAACGATTGGCTTTTTTACCGGCAGAGAACCCAGGCGAGATAAACCGACCCGATATAAACCAGTGGTGGAAACGGCTTGATTTCACTCCCCCGGAGTTTGTTGAGGGGATACCTCATTATCATGATTTATGTGATATTTCGCCGGGCGCGCTCATCGATCAATCCCAGGGCCCGGTTATTTTAGGGGCCGCAACCAAGATATGCCATGGTGCGGTGGTTCAGGGACCAGTGAGTATTGGTAAAAACTGCCTGATTGGCAATGGCGCATTTATTCGTGGTAATACCCTTATTGGCGACAGAGTAAAGATTGGCTTTGCCACAGAAATTAAAGGGGCAATCATTGAGGAGCGGGTCACCATCGGGCCCCAGTGTTTTATTGCCGATAGCATTATCGAGCGGGATGCTTACCTCGGCGCTCAGGTAAGAACCAGTAATCATCGATTGGATGGACAATGCGTTCAGGTCTTGATGAACGACAAATTTATTGATACCGGAAGAGAAAAGCTGGGCTGTTTTATTGGCGCCGAGTCGGCACTGGGTATTCAGGTGATCATCTTACCCGGTAGGGTCGTTTCGCGGAATACGCTATTAGGTCCACGTATTATTGTTGAGCGTAACTTACCCTCCGGGCGATATTTTCTCAGGCAGACTCTGCTGGCTAAATGA